The segment GGATTTTAAATGGCGATAATTACGGAATCTGATTGACGATAAAACTGTTGTTGCAACGCCATTTCATTATGCTACGTTATTGGTGAAAGCACTCAGTGCAGTCCTACCGTCTTGAACAAAAACAAGGTATCGACGATGTCCCGTACCCTTCTGCTGACCGGTCCGGCGCTGGCCGACCAAGCGATGCGCCTGGCCGAACAACACGCCATCCGCGTCATCCCCACCACGCCCTATCTGCCCGAGCAAGAGCTCGAAGCGATCATTCGCGCAGAGCAACCCGATGGCATCATCGTGCGCCAAGGCAGCCTAACCCGCGCCATGATCGACGCCTCCAGCGCATTGAAGGTGGTGGCCAAGCATGGGGTTGGCTACAACACCATCGACATCCAGGCCGCCGCCGACCGTGGTATTCCTGTCTCCATCGCCGTTGGGGCCAACGCCCAATCAGTGGCCGAGCACGCTTTTGCGTTGATGTTCAGCGTCGCGCGCCAGACCGCCTTACTCGATGCGCGCATGCGCGAAGGCCACTGGGACAAGGCCACTGCCAACGGTATGGAATTGGCGGGCAAGACCCTGGGCTTGGTCGGCCTTGGCTCGATTGGCGCGATCCTGATGGACTTGGTGGCGCCGCTGCGCATGAAGGTCAAGGTTTACGACCCTTACCTACGGCAACTGCCCGTGCGTGACCACGTCGAGCGCGAAGAGGATTTCGATCGCTTGCTGGCCGATAGCGATATCATCAGCCTGCATTGCCCGCTCACGGACACCAACCGCAACCTCATCGGCGCCCAGCAACTTGAGCGCATGCGTCCCGGCTCCATCTTGATCAATACCGCACGTGGCGAGCTGGTCGATACCGATGCACTGGTGCATGCGTTGAGCGAACGCCGTATCGGGGGTGCCGGCCTGGACACCTTCCACCCCGAACCGCCTCCGGCCGACAGTCCGCTGTGGGGCCTGCCAACCCTGGTCGCCACACCTCACATCGGGGCCAACACCAGCGAAGCCCGGGACCGCGTAGGCCTGGTTGCCCTGCAGCAAGTCCTCGATGCCTGGGACGGCAAGGCGCTGGACCCGCGCTGTGTGGTGAACCGTCACCTGATCGATAACTGATTGCACCTGCGCCGGCTGGTCCGGCGGCACGGACCACTGCGTAACTCCAGAAAAAAAACAATTGGAGAGCACCATGAAACCAGCCTCAACCCCGCCCAGCGAGCTCGAACGCGCCACCATGCGCCGTGTTGCCTGGCGCCTACTGCCCTTTCTGATCATCTGCTACCTGATCGCGATCATCGATCGCGGCAACATCGGCATGGCATCGTTGCAAATGAACCAGGACCTGGAGTTGTCAGCCAAGGTCTTCGGTTTCGCCAGCAGCTTGTTCTTCTTCGCCTACTTTCTGGTGGAAGTACCCAGCAACCTGGCCATGCAGCGCTACGGTGCGCGCATCTGGATCGCGCGCATCATGATCACCTGGGGGCTCATCTCCGCCGGTACCGCCTTCGTGCAAGGCGCCAACTCGCTGTATGTGATGCGCTTTCTGCTGGGCGCAGCCGAGGCCGGGTTCTTCCCTGGGGTGTTGCTCTACCTCACCTACTGGCTGCCGTCGGCGTATCGCGCGCGCATGGTGGCGCTGTTCATGGTCGCCATTCCCGCCGCCAACTTCATCGGCTCGCCAATTTCGGGGCTGCTCTTGAGCCTGGACGGCTGGTTGGGCATGCGCGGCTGGCATTGGCTGTTCATCCTCGAGGGCATCCCGGCGGTGCTGCTGGGTATCGCCTGTCTGTTCGTACTCACCGATCGGCCTGAACAGGCCAAATGGCTGAACGACGAGCAACGCGGCTGGCTCACCGTGCGGCTGGCCGAGGAACGAGCGCGGAAGACCACCATCGGTCATATCTCGCTGTGGAAGCTGCTGCGCCACAAGGACATCTGGGTGCTTGCGCTGATCTACTCGGGCGCCTCGGCGGCCGGCAGCACCATGAGCGTCTGGGCGCCACAACTGCTCAAGACGTTCGGCCTGAGTTCCATGGAGATCGGGCTGGTGAACGCTATTCCGTACGGCGTTGCCTCGATCCTGATGGTCATTTGGGGTCGCAGCTCCGACCGCACCGGTGAACGTCGCTGGCACACCGCGATGACCATGTTGCTGATTGCGGCCGGCCTGCTGATGACCCTGTTCACCTCGTCGCTGCCGGCCACGGTGGTGATGCTGACCATAGTGCTGGTGGGGGCCTACTCCATGAAAGGCCCGTTCTGGGCACTGGTGTCGGGCTGGTTGTCCTCCTCCACTGCAGCGGCTGGGCTGGCTGCGGTCGGCGCCATGGCCAACCTGATCGGAGGTGGCTTGATGGTCAACGTGTACGGCGCCATCCATGACGCCACGGGCAGCTATGCCCTGGCGCTGATGCCACTGGCGGCGCTGTGCACGCTGGCCGGGGTCATGGTGTTGGTCATTGGCCGCAAGCGTCAGGTGGAACAGGCGCAGGCCGCAGGAACGTTGGCTACCAAGTAGAAGCCGCCTGGCGTTCGATTGGCGTCCATGGCACGCACGACGTGCCGTGGAGCCGGTGAAACCGGTGCCAAGTCAAAACACAACAAAATAGAGGCTGTAATGGCTTTATCACGTCGAAGATTTCTTCAGGCGACCGGTAGCCTGAGTGTCCTGGGTGCAATGGGCGCTGCGGCCAGCGTCCCGTACAGTCAGGGTGAAGACCGTCCGCGTCTGGTCCCGCCTTCCGGCAGCGTGGACTGCCACATGCACCTTTACGACAGCCGCGTCCCAGCGGCACCGGGTGCTACCTTGTTGCCGCCGGACGCGTCTTTGGACGACTACCGCCAATTGCAACGCCGACTGGGCCTGCGCCGCATGGTCATCGTCACGCCTTCGACCTACGGTACGGACAACCGTGTGATGCTCGAGGGACTGGCCCGCAGCGGTACAGATGCACGGGGCATAGCCGTCGTCGCCAGCACCGTCAGCGATGAGGAGCTTGCTCGCTTGCACGGGGCAGGCGTGCGGGGCATTCGCTTCAACCTCAGCACCGGTGGGCAAGCGCTCGACGGCATCGAGCTGCTCGCGGCGCGGGTGAATGAGTTGGGCTGGCACGTACAACTGGCCACAGGCCCGCTACTGGCCGATATCGCTCCACGGCTGGCTGCGCTGCCTGGCAAGGTAGTCATTGATCACATGGGGCACGTACCACAACCCGAGGGTGTTCTGTCGCCTGCCTTCAAGGCGCTGGATGGGCTCATGCAACAAGGTCGCACCTGGGTCAAACTTTCTGGTCCCTACCTGCGTTCCAAAACGGGCGCTCCCCATTTTGAGGACGTGGGCCTGGTGGCACGCAGGTTGATCTCACACTACCCTCAACGCCTGCTATGGGGCAGTGATTGGCCGCACCCCACCCAGTCCCTGCAGAACAAGCCTGATGATGCCGCATTACTGGATACCTTGCTTGACTGGGCACCGGATGACCAGGTTCGGCAGCTGATCCTGCGGGATAACCCCGTGGACCTGTACGGCTTCGCCTAGCGCTCGCGCTTAGCCTCGCACGACCCGGATCGCCTACACATCGATGCTCTACACACTGGCGCCGCCGCTGCTCAAGCGACGGCGCCAGTGAACTCAGAGCGATTCGCCGTCGTCCTCGATATCCATCTCAGCCTCAGCTGCCTCCGTGGCATCCGCGTCGTTGAGCGCAGGGGAAGTGGGTTTCAACGGATCGTTGATATACGGCACATCGCTTGGGCCTTTCTCTTCAGTGCCCGCGGTTTCTGGTTGCATGGCGTACTCTCCTCGACTTACAGGCTCGGCCCTTTGAAACCGGGCTCATGGATTGGGCAACCATTGTGCTGCCCACGAAAATTTGCCGACATTTCATAGGCCGGCTTGCGCACCCGCATCACGCCGCCCAACGGCCTGTGCGCCGCCAAGCCGTGCCAAGGGCTGAACGCCATGCCGTCGTCGATACGGCGCACATTCTCTTCGCTCCACGCGGCTTGAGGCTTGACCTCCAAGGTGGCCACGCTCACATAAGGGCTAAGCGCTTCGGGCCACTGCTTGGATGCATCTTCGATCGGCATCTGATCTAGATCGGTGGCCAACTGCACCCGGAGTTCCCAGACGCCACCTTGGCTTGCAAAAAACGCCTCCACCGCGTGGCGCAGCCCGTCTGTGTCATCTTTGAGGTCCACGACCTGATCGGTCAGCGCAGTCAAGGCCGTCGACACGGGCACTACCGCAAGTTTTGCGTAGTAAGGGCCATAGAGCACAGGTACGACGGTGCTGAAGCTTTCGCCAAGAATGTGGGTTTGAGGATGCCCGCCAAGGCTTTTGAGGGTGCCGCTCTCGCCGCCAAACGCTTCGACCACCTTTTCTGCACCGCGCAGCACCGCGGACAATGCCTTTTTGGTACCCGGAGCTTTGTCAGTGGTCTTGGCGAGCAACTTCAACGTCTTGAGAAACGCCTTGGGGTCTGGCGCGGTAAAGGCTTTGGCATTCTGCATGACAAAGTCCTGGGTGACTTGCCCTTCACTGCCTGGCAACCGCGGGCCTTGCACGCCTACGATTTTGAGCGCCAGCCCCCGTGGGGTGGAAACCTTGTCGTCGAGGATGTCACCTGGGTTGGTGGAAAACCGCAGATAGGCATCGAACTCACCGGGTGTGGCGAAGGCTCCCTGAGCGAGCTGCGCAGGCAGCCCCGGCGCCACCTTCAGTGTGCCGCGCAATAATCCATGTGCTTTGGCATGAACGCCCCGATTGGCGTGACCATTGTCATTGAAGGTGATCTCCATGATCTGACGCAGCGTATCCTGCAACGCCTGGCTGGTCTGTGCCTCATCCTCGGGAATCTGCTCAAAACCGGGCTCGAAAGGCAATGGCACTACCATCGCGGAGTCATCAGGCAGCTTGTTCATTACGGCGCTCCTGTCGTCTAGGGACGAACAATGGAATGGATTATCAACGTATAGCCTGCAAGGCCCTGCATGGCCCAACCTTCAAAGCGCTCAATTGATCTGATCGTGTGCCGGCACTGCCTTGCTCAGGTCATCAGCGGACGGCTCCACCTTGCGCAGCGTAACCGGCACGCATTTGGCGGCGGGCACCTTGCTTCGTTCAGCGTGATGCCACAGCGGGATCAGGGGATTGCACTCGGGGTAGTAAGCGCCGGCGCAGCCCTCCGGAATGTCATAGGCGATGATCTGCAAAGGACCCACTTCTCGCACCACCTTTGGCTCGACAGCGGTGCGTAGCAGCACCCAATCGCCTGCAGCCAAGCCCAACCGAACCACATCGCTGCGATTGAGGAACACGACGCTGCGGGTACCTTGTACGCCGCGGAAACGGTCGTCATAGCCATAGACGGTGGTGTTGAACTGATCATTGCTGCGCAGCGTCATCAATTGCAGCACATCATGCGCCGAAACAGTGGGCTGCAAGTCGTCGTCCTCATCAAGGCGCTGGGGCGCCACGAACTGGGCTTTGCCAGACGCGGTCTGCCACTCCCGCTTGGCCGCGGGCAAGGGCCTATGGAAGCCGCCGTGCTCCCACATGCGGGTCTCCATGTCGTGAAATATCTCGGGGTAGACCTGGCTAATCGCTTTGCGAATCAATGCATAGTCGTGTCGCCAAGCATCCCAATCGATGGTAGTTCGCTGACCCAAGGTCGCTTCAGCCAACCCGGCAATGATCGCCACTTCGGAGCGCAGTTGCTCGCTGGCCGGCTCGTTGCGGCCCTGCCAGGCGCGGATGCAGCCGGTACTGTCCTCGGTGGTATAGACCTGCTCCACCCCCTCCTGACGATCCGCTTCGATGTGCCCCAGGCAGGGCAATAACCAGCCATGTCGACCTGGGAATAGATGCGTGCGATTGAGCTTGGTAGCCACCTGGACGTTCAGCGTCAGCGTCTGCCAGGCCGCCTCCATGCGCTGGGTGTCGGGGATCGCCCGCAGGAAATTACCACCCAGGCCGATGAAGGCCTTGACCTTGCCCTCGACCAGCGCCTGGCAGCAGTCCACCGTGGCCATGCCCTTGTTCGGCGGGACCTGCACGCCAAACAGCGCTTGCAGTTTTTCAGCCGGAACCTTGCCCGGGTCTTCAGTGATACCGACCGTGCGCTGGCCCTGCACATTCGAGTGTCCGCGCACTGGACAGATGCCTGCGCCAGGCTTGCCAATGTTGCCGCGCAACAGCAACAGGTTGACCAGCATCTGCACGTTGTCGACACCGCGTCGGTGCTGGGTCATGCCCATGCCGTAGACGATCATGACCTTGCTGCTGCGGGCATAGACGGTGGCTGCAGCTTCCATGGCAGCGCGCCCGAGACCGGACTGACGCTCCAGGGTCGCCCACTGATGGCCCTGAACGTCCTCTCGCAGCGCATCCAACCCGTCGGTGTGCGCCTGGATGAACGCATGGTCCAGAACGGCCGGCTTGCCCTGCTCATTTGCGTGCTGCTCCATCGCGAGCAGGGCCTTGATAATCCCCATCACTGCAGCCAGATCACCCCCGACCCTGACCTGGTGATATTG is part of the Pseudomonas parafulva genome and harbors:
- a CDS encoding hydroxyacid dehydrogenase; this translates as MSRTLLLTGPALADQAMRLAEQHAIRVIPTTPYLPEQELEAIIRAEQPDGIIVRQGSLTRAMIDASSALKVVAKHGVGYNTIDIQAAADRGIPVSIAVGANAQSVAEHAFALMFSVARQTALLDARMREGHWDKATANGMELAGKTLGLVGLGSIGAILMDLVAPLRMKVKVYDPYLRQLPVRDHVEREEDFDRLLADSDIISLHCPLTDTNRNLIGAQQLERMRPGSILINTARGELVDTDALVHALSERRIGGAGLDTFHPEPPPADSPLWGLPTLVATPHIGANTSEARDRVGLVALQQVLDAWDGKALDPRCVVNRHLIDN
- a CDS encoding MFS transporter, with product MKPASTPPSELERATMRRVAWRLLPFLIICYLIAIIDRGNIGMASLQMNQDLELSAKVFGFASSLFFFAYFLVEVPSNLAMQRYGARIWIARIMITWGLISAGTAFVQGANSLYVMRFLLGAAEAGFFPGVLLYLTYWLPSAYRARMVALFMVAIPAANFIGSPISGLLLSLDGWLGMRGWHWLFILEGIPAVLLGIACLFVLTDRPEQAKWLNDEQRGWLTVRLAEERARKTTIGHISLWKLLRHKDIWVLALIYSGASAAGSTMSVWAPQLLKTFGLSSMEIGLVNAIPYGVASILMVIWGRSSDRTGERRWHTAMTMLLIAAGLLMTLFTSSLPATVVMLTIVLVGAYSMKGPFWALVSGWLSSSTAAAGLAAVGAMANLIGGGLMVNVYGAIHDATGSYALALMPLAALCTLAGVMVLVIGRKRQVEQAQAAGTLATK
- a CDS encoding amidohydrolase family protein produces the protein MALSRRRFLQATGSLSVLGAMGAAASVPYSQGEDRPRLVPPSGSVDCHMHLYDSRVPAAPGATLLPPDASLDDYRQLQRRLGLRRMVIVTPSTYGTDNRVMLEGLARSGTDARGIAVVASTVSDEELARLHGAGVRGIRFNLSTGGQALDGIELLAARVNELGWHVQLATGPLLADIAPRLAALPGKVVIDHMGHVPQPEGVLSPAFKALDGLMQQGRTWVKLSGPYLRSKTGAPHFEDVGLVARRLISHYPQRLLWGSDWPHPTQSLQNKPDDAALLDTLLDWAPDDQVRQLILRDNPVDLYGFA
- a CDS encoding catalase family protein, translated to MNKLPDDSAMVVPLPFEPGFEQIPEDEAQTSQALQDTLRQIMEITFNDNGHANRGVHAKAHGLLRGTLKVAPGLPAQLAQGAFATPGEFDAYLRFSTNPGDILDDKVSTPRGLALKIVGVQGPRLPGSEGQVTQDFVMQNAKAFTAPDPKAFLKTLKLLAKTTDKAPGTKKALSAVLRGAEKVVEAFGGESGTLKSLGGHPQTHILGESFSTVVPVLYGPYYAKLAVVPVSTALTALTDQVVDLKDDTDGLRHAVEAFFASQGGVWELRVQLATDLDQMPIEDASKQWPEALSPYVSVATLEVKPQAAWSEENVRRIDDGMAFSPWHGLAAHRPLGGVMRVRKPAYEMSANFRGQHNGCPIHEPGFKGPSL
- a CDS encoding FdhF/YdeP family oxidoreductase; the protein is MSLIHPQARYKPYQDAAGGWGSARSVMSILWREQAFTTAPMALVRQNKPNGFACVSCAWAKPGNPHALEFCENGAKATAWELTRHRTGPEFFATHTLSALRTWTDYALEQQGRLTHPMRYDPTSDRYQVTTWAEAYQQIGQQLQALTPDEAVFYASGRASLEASFMYQLFARAYGTNNLPDSSNMCHESTSVGLQESIGVPVGTVTLEDFEHTDCIFFFGQNVGSNSPRMLHPLQEARKRDVPIITFNPLRERGLERFVNPQSPSEMLGPDSTVISTQYHQVRVGGDLAAVMGIIKALLAMEQHANEQGKPAVLDHAFIQAHTDGLDALREDVQGHQWATLERQSGLGRAAMEAAATVYARSSKVMIVYGMGMTQHRRGVDNVQMLVNLLLLRGNIGKPGAGICPVRGHSNVQGQRTVGITEDPGKVPAEKLQALFGVQVPPNKGMATVDCCQALVEGKVKAFIGLGGNFLRAIPDTQRMEAAWQTLTLNVQVATKLNRTHLFPGRHGWLLPCLGHIEADRQEGVEQVYTTEDSTGCIRAWQGRNEPASEQLRSEVAIIAGLAEATLGQRTTIDWDAWRHDYALIRKAISQVYPEIFHDMETRMWEHGGFHRPLPAAKREWQTASGKAQFVAPQRLDEDDDLQPTVSAHDVLQLMTLRSNDQFNTTVYGYDDRFRGVQGTRSVVFLNRSDVVRLGLAAGDWVLLRTAVEPKVVREVGPLQIIAYDIPEGCAGAYYPECNPLIPLWHHAERSKVPAAKCVPVTLRKVEPSADDLSKAVPAHDQIN